The following are encoded together in the Acinetobacter radioresistens DSM 6976 = NBRC 102413 = CIP 103788 genome:
- a CDS encoding DNA primase, with protein sequence MAIPQHTIDQILDRTDIVDLIGQRVKLKKTGRTYSGCCPFHQEKSPSFHVYRDKQYYHCFGCQANGNAIRFLMDIDSRNFVDVMKDLANQTGIELPKDNQDNKRLSYKREIKKVSKPVQAPAAQAKEQIQSPITNTPYTPIDPFAEFQSFDPFEQFENVTDVQVQEGNLYDLLENIAQFYEQQLPKSQSAQFYFKQRGLSQDTVQFWRLGYAPEDWQHLEKAFPYDIEGLKQLGLIRSSESGRDFDLLRDRVIFPIRDSKGRVVGFGGRALNDEIKPKYINSPDSEVFHKNQLLYGLYEGRKQKAQDWLMVEGYMDVIALQQYGISGAVATLGTASNTEHLNILFRQNNRITIAFDGDAAGQKAARRTLEIALPLLNDGRELKFFVLPDQHDPDSLIRREGLENFQRLLEQAPLLSDFVFAHLTQQRDVSSPEGKSQVMGELRELTDLLPKQGSFRYLLTQSFKEKLGLGKRFTPKLSNDASLSFNIRTKDEDFAIAMLIRHPYLYIHFETLRAFIHPDELLAQILAILDKIFDELPDDQELAVYYVLGACSMYCHAVADILQRTNIESLIPAPEMADKLAKEYALGLQEKYLKQKLKSPISLIESRNLRQQLNELTKKISLRLLHS encoded by the coding sequence ATGGCAATTCCACAGCATACGATTGATCAGATCCTGGATCGTACTGATATTGTTGATCTGATTGGCCAACGCGTAAAACTTAAAAAAACCGGACGGACTTATTCTGGCTGTTGTCCTTTTCATCAGGAAAAGTCACCTTCTTTCCATGTCTACCGTGACAAGCAGTATTACCACTGCTTTGGCTGTCAGGCCAACGGCAATGCTATACGTTTTTTAATGGATATCGACAGCCGTAATTTTGTTGATGTTATGAAAGACCTAGCAAACCAGACTGGTATTGAACTACCAAAAGACAATCAGGACAATAAGCGCCTGTCCTATAAACGTGAAATCAAAAAAGTTAGCAAGCCGGTTCAGGCTCCTGCCGCGCAGGCTAAAGAACAGATCCAGTCTCCTATCACAAATACACCTTATACTCCGATTGATCCTTTCGCTGAATTTCAGAGTTTTGATCCGTTTGAACAATTTGAAAATGTGACAGATGTGCAAGTACAGGAAGGTAACCTGTATGACCTGCTAGAGAATATTGCTCAGTTTTATGAACAGCAGTTACCTAAAAGCCAAAGCGCACAATTTTACTTTAAACAGCGCGGCTTAAGCCAAGATACAGTCCAGTTCTGGCGCTTGGGCTATGCACCAGAGGACTGGCAGCATCTGGAAAAGGCATTCCCCTATGATATTGAAGGTCTGAAACAGCTAGGGCTGATTCGCTCTAGTGAGAGCGGACGTGACTTTGACTTACTTCGTGACCGGGTTATTTTTCCAATCCGGGACAGTAAGGGCCGTGTAGTCGGTTTTGGGGGGCGCGCATTAAATGATGAGATCAAACCCAAATATATTAACTCGCCAGATTCCGAAGTCTTCCATAAAAATCAGTTATTGTACGGCCTTTATGAAGGTCGCAAGCAAAAAGCTCAAGACTGGTTAATGGTCGAAGGCTATATGGATGTTATCGCATTGCAGCAATACGGGATTAGCGGCGCAGTAGCAACTCTTGGAACAGCCAGCAATACTGAACATCTTAATATTTTATTCAGACAGAATAACCGGATTACGATTGCCTTTGATGGGGATGCTGCAGGTCAAAAGGCAGCCCGGCGAACACTGGAAATTGCTCTGCCTTTATTAAATGATGGCCGTGAACTGAAATTTTTTGTTTTACCCGACCAGCATGATCCCGATTCTCTGATCCGTCGTGAAGGACTGGAAAATTTTCAGCGTTTACTTGAACAGGCTCCCCTATTATCCGATTTTGTATTTGCACATCTCACGCAACAGCGAGATGTTTCTTCACCTGAGGGTAAAAGTCAGGTAATGGGCGAGCTCAGGGAGCTTACCGACCTGTTACCTAAACAGGGATCATTTCGCTATCTGCTCACTCAGTCATTTAAAGAAAAGCTCGGCCTAGGCAAGCGTTTTACTCCGAAACTTAGCAATGATGCATCACTCTCTTTTAATATCCGCACCAAGGATGAAGATTTCGCCATCGCTATGCTGATACGGCATCCTTATCTGTATATTCACTTTGAAACTCTGCGTGCTTTTATTCATCCGGATGAATTGCTGGCACAAATACTGGCAATATTAGATAAAATCTTTGATGAACTACCGGATGATCAGGAACTGGCTGTCTATTATGTGCTTGGCGCGTGCAGTATGTATTGTCATGCGGTTGCGGATATTTTACAGCGTACCAATATTGAAAGCCTGATTCCGGCACCAGAAATGGCAGACAAGCTTGCTAAAGAATATGCCTTGGGCCTGCAGGAAAAATACTTAAAACAGAAACTAAAATCACCCATTTCACTTATTGAATCACGCAATCTGCGGCAGCAACTCAATGAACTGACCAAGAAAATCAGCTTAAGACTATTGCATTCATAA